The genomic interval GCATATTCTGTCCGGCGCGGTGATCGATCCGGCCGGGCTCGACGCCCTGGCGCCGGACTGGCGCGACGACGCCGACTGCCCGCTCAAGACCAAAGTCAACGACGACCGATTCTACTGGATGACGCGGGGAGGCGCGATCCGGTTGCCCAACGTCCTCATGCCGCCGCTGATGAACAATCATCGCTGCTACATCGGCTCGCTCGGCAGCGTCTGCGGCTGGCTTGCGCAGAAGGCGGAAGCGCTCGGCGTCGAGATCTATCCCGGCTTCGCCGCCGCCGAAGTACTTTACGACGACAGCGGCGCGGTCCGCGGCATCGCGACCGGCGACATGGGCGTCGCGCGCGACGGATCGCACAAGAGTTCCTACGTGCGCGGCATGGAACTGCGCGGCAAGTACACGCTGTTCGCTGAAGGCGCCCGCGGCAGCCTGTCCAGGCAGTTGATCGCCAGATTCGGACTCGACAAGGCCAGCCAGCCGCCGAAATTCGGCATCGGCCTCAAGGAAGTCTGGCAGGTCGATCCGGCCAGGCACCGGAACGGGCTGATCCAGCACTCTTTGGGCTGGCCGCTGAACAGTTCCACCGGCGGCGGCTCGTTTCTCTATCACTACGACGACGATCGCGTCGCCGTCGGCTTCGTCGTGCACCTGAACTATGACGATCCGTACCTGTCGCCGTTCGAGGAATTCCAGCGGTTCAAGACCCATCCCGCGATCCGCGGCGTGTTCGAGGGCGGCAAGCGGCTCGCCTACGGCGCGCGCGTCATCACTGAGGGCGGCTACCAGTCGGTGCCGCGCCTGACATTTCCGGGCGGTGCGCTGATCGGCTGCGCGGCCGGATTCGTCAACGTCCCGCGCATCAAGGGCGTTCACAATGCCATGGGCAGCGCCATGCTGGCCGCGGAGCACGTCGCGGCGGCGCTTGACGCCGGGCGCGCCAACGACGAGATCGCCGGGTACGAGAATGCCTGGCGTGATTCCGCGGTCGGCAAGGACCTGTTCAAGGTCCGTAACGTCAAGCCGCTATGGTCGAAGTTCGGCACCATTGCCGGCGTGGCGCTGGGCGGCCTCGACATGTGGACCAACACGCTGTTCGGGTTCTCGCTGTTCGGCACCCGGTCGCACGCCAGGCCGGACGGCAAGACGCTCGATCCAGCCACGGCCCACGTGCGGATCGCCTATCCGAAGCCGGACGGCAAGCTGACCTTCGACAAGTTGTCCTCGGTGTTCCTCTCCAACACCAATCATGAGGAGGACCAGCCGGTTCATCTGAAGGTCGCCGACATGGCCCTGCAAAAGACCTCGGAGCACGACGTCTATGCCGGACCGTCGAATCGCTACTGTCCGGCGGGCGTCTATGAGTGGGTCGAGGACACGGCCGGCCCGCGTTATCAGATCAACGCCCAGAACTGCGTCCACTGCAAGACCTGCGATGTGAAGGATCCCAACGGCAACATCACCTGGGTTGCACCCGAGGGCGGCGGCGGACCTAATTATGAGGCGATGTGACCACAATCTCGTGAGAGCCTGACGGCATGGCGTTCTGCGGCGGCCACGATGCCGCCACAGTAGAGGTGCTTTCGCAAAGACACTCGCGCAAACCTGACGCGAATGTTAGAAGCGGATCGTGCAATGCTGGCGATCCGGTTGCGCATCGAGATCGCCTGAAGGTCGTGCCGTGAAACCTGGAGCTACGCGAATCCCGATGTTGTCCATTCGTTTCAATCGCCTGGCGATGGCCGTTGCCGCCGCGACGTCGTTAGTGCTGTCCGGTCCGCTGGCGGCTCAGACACCCGAGCATCCGACCGACACCGCGCAGTTTCCCAGTGCCCACGATTTGCGCACCATGACGAGGGCGGGCAGCTATCTCGCCGCGCGCCATGCCAGCGTGGAGCGCGACGCCAAGTCCGCGGCGGCGTTCTATCGCTCGGCGCTGCGCACCGATCCGAAAAACAACGAGCTTCTGGACCGCGCGTTCATCTCGTCGCTGGCCGAGGGCGAGATCGCCGCCGCCGTGAAACTCGCCGACCGCATCCTGACCGTCGACAAATCCAATCGCGTCGCCCGGCTGGTCATCGGCGTCCATTACCTCAAGCTGAAGAAGTACGCCGCCGCCCGGAAGAACATCAATCAGTCCGTCCGCGGGCCGATCACCGATCTGGTGGCGACGTTGCTGTCGGGCTGGGCCGACTATGGCGCCGGCAACGTCAAGCAGGCTGTCGCCAATATCGACAAGCTAACCGGCCCGGAATGGTATCCAATCTTCAAGGACCTGCATTCGGGGATGTTGCTCGATCTTGCCGG from Nitrobacter sp. NHB1 carries:
- a CDS encoding electron transfer flavoprotein-ubiquinone oxidoreductase codes for the protein MSSDELPPRESMDFDVVIVGAGPSGLSAAIRLKQLNADLSIVVVEKGSEVGAHILSGAVIDPAGLDALAPDWRDDADCPLKTKVNDDRFYWMTRGGAIRLPNVLMPPLMNNHRCYIGSLGSVCGWLAQKAEALGVEIYPGFAAAEVLYDDSGAVRGIATGDMGVARDGSHKSSYVRGMELRGKYTLFAEGARGSLSRQLIARFGLDKASQPPKFGIGLKEVWQVDPARHRNGLIQHSLGWPLNSSTGGGSFLYHYDDDRVAVGFVVHLNYDDPYLSPFEEFQRFKTHPAIRGVFEGGKRLAYGARVITEGGYQSVPRLTFPGGALIGCAAGFVNVPRIKGVHNAMGSAMLAAEHVAAALDAGRANDEIAGYENAWRDSAVGKDLFKVRNVKPLWSKFGTIAGVALGGLDMWTNTLFGFSLFGTRSHARPDGKTLDPATAHVRIAYPKPDGKLTFDKLSSVFLSNTNHEEDQPVHLKVADMALQKTSEHDVYAGPSNRYCPAGVYEWVEDTAGPRYQINAQNCVHCKTCDVKDPNGNITWVAPEGGGGPNYEAM